The genomic segment CGCAGCAGAAAAAAGTGAAGGCCCATCAGGCGATGGTCGCAGCCTTGCGGCGGGGCGACAAGATCGTGACCGGCGGGGGGGTATACGGCACGGTCACCAAGGTTCTGAACGATCACGAAGCCATGATCGAAATCGCCGAAGGGGTCCGGGTCAAGATTGCCCGTTCGACGATTTCCACCGTTCTGACAAAGCCGGAACCCGGCGCCACGCCCAGCGCCGCGAATAACAGTGGCGCTGGACAGCAGGGCGGCGGCTTTATGGGCAAGCTCCTGGGCAAGAAATAGCGGGATAACCGCGGTTACGGAGCTGGGCGTTCATGGTTCAAATTGCCACCTGGAACAAGATTCTGATCGCGGTCATCTGCGCTTTGGGCATTGTCTATTCCATTCCGAATTTTTTCGACAGGGCGCTGTTCGAAGGCGTTCCGGACGGCTTGCCGGGCAAGCAGATCAGTCTTGGCCTCGACCTCCAGGGCGGATCGCATCTGCTGCTGCAGGTTGACAGCGATGTGGTGATCAAGGATCGCCTGGAAGACGAAACAGACCGGATTCGCGGCATACTGCGCGCCGCCAGGGTAAAATATCAGGGCCTTGCGGTATCCGGCGATGCGGTTGTCTTTCGCCTGCTGGATCCGGCCAACCTGGACGCCATTCGCAGTGAGGTCGGTGCGCTGTACCGGACGGGGATATTCACGGCATCCGGTGAATCGGCCGACGAAATGGAAGTGCAGGTCGACGATAGCGGCGCCTTTTCCGTGCAAATGACCGAGGCGGGCCGCAAGGCGCTGATAGCCCGCACGGTGGACCAGATCATTGCCATTCTGGGAATCCGGATCAATCCGCAGGGCGTTCTGGAGCCGACAATCCAGCGCCAGGGCGAGGACCGGATCCTGCTGCAGGTTCCCGGGGTCGACGATCCCGAGGAGCTCAAGGACCGGATCGGTCAACAGGCAAAAATGACGTTCCACATGGTCGACGAGTCGAACTCGGTCGAGCAGGCGCTCAACGGACGGGTCCCGCCGACATCCTTGCTGCTGCCGATGCGCGACAGGGGGCCCGGCGGTCAGGTCCAGCATATCCTGGTGCAGAAACGGGTACGGGTTGGCGGGGACCACCTGGTCGACGCCCAGCCGAGCTTCGGGGCGACAAATCAGCCGGTCGTGAGTTTCCGTTTCGACAGCATCGGCGCGCGCCGTTTTGCCGATACGACCCGGGAAAACGTCAATCGCCGCCTGGCGATCGTTCTCGACGGCGAGGTGATTTCCGCGCCGAATATCGAATCGCCCATTCTTGGGGGCAGCGGCATCATCACCGGCCGGTTCACGGTTCAGGAAACGCAGGATCTGGCGCTGCTGCTGCGCGCCGGCGCCTTGCCGGCGCCGGTAACCTTCCTTGAGGAACGTTCGGTCGGTCCGGGCCTTGGCCGCGATTCCATCGAATCGGGCAAGGTCGCCAGCCTGATCGGGCTCGGCCTTGTGCTGGTTTACATGGTTGTTTCCTATGGATTGTTCGGGGTGCTGGCGAACATCGCCCTGTTCTTCAATATCGCGCTGATCACGGCACTGCTGTCCGTATTGCAGGCGACACTGACCCTGCCGGGTATTGCCGGGATCGTTCTGACCATCGGCATGGCGGTGGATGCCAATGTGTTGATCTTCGAACGCATACGCGAGGAAACGCGGAATGGGCGGACGCCGATTTCAGCCATCGATTCGGGCTATCGCCGCGCCATGACGACCATCATCGATGCGAACATTACAACCCTGATTGCCGCCATTCTGCTCTATGTCTTCGGGACCGGCCCCATCAAGGGTTTCGCGGTGACGTTGAGCATCGGGCTGGTGACGTCGATGTTCACCGCCGTCATGGTGACCCGTCTGTTTGTCGTTCTCTGGCTGCGGCGGACGCGGCCGCAGGTATTGCCGGCATAGGAAGCGATTGATGAAAACGCTGAAACTCATTCCCGACAATACGAACATCCAGTTCATTCGCCGCCGGATCGTTGCGTTTGCGTTGTCCGGTGTGCTGATCCTGGGGTCCCTCGGCCTTTACTTCGGGCAGGGCCTCAATCTCGGCATCGACTTCCTGGGCGGGATACTGATCGAGGCCCGAACGGACGGCCCCGCCGATATCGGGATGCTGCGCGGCGAACTGAGCGGGCTGAATCTCGGCGAAGTGACATTGCAGGAATTCGGCGCGCCGGAAGATGTGCTGATCCGTATCCAGCGGCAGGAAGGCGACGGCGATGCGCAACAGGCCGCGATCACGGCGGTGAAATCCCGGCTGGGCGACCGCGTTGTGGAATACCGCCGGACCGAACTGGTCGGGCCTACCGTCGGCGGCGAATTGCGGGAAGCGGCCATCTATGCGGTGCTGGCGTCGATGCTGGCGATGCTTGTCTATATCTGGTTCCGGTTCGAATGGCAGTTCGGTGTCGGCGCGGTGCTGGCGCTGTTGCACGACGTGATTTCGACGATCGGCCTCTTCGCGCTGCTGCAGATCGAGTTCAACCTCGCCACGGTGGCCGCCATCCTGACGATCGCAGGTTATTCCATCAACGATACCGTCGTCGTTTACGACCGGGTCAGGGAGAACATGAGGCGTTATAAAGTAATGCCTTACGAGGAATTGTTCAATATTTCCATTAATCAGACGCTGTCCCGCACCGTGGTGACGAGCCTGACGACGCTGCTGGCGCTGATCGCGCTGTACGTGTTCGGCGGTGAGGTCATCCGGGGTTTCGCCATTGCCCTGATCTGGGGCGTGGTGATCGGCACCTATTCCTCGATTGCCCTGGCGGTGCCGCTTTTGCTGTATATCCGCCCGGATCGCGGGGTCGCGGAAGAGCGGGTGGAAGACGGGCTTCCCGCCGTTCAGGAATAATGGTTACTGGCCGGATACGGACGGCATCGGGATGGAAATGACACCGCTCATCCCCGGCGACCGCCAGCTCATCGGGGCCTATGGACCGGGGCTGTTCCGGGTGTCGGGGGTCGTCCATGAACAGTCGATCGTCGTGTTTCCCGACCGCACCCTGGAATGGCATGTTTCCGCGTTCGACCAGATCGACGCCGAAAGCTTTGCCGCGGTAACGGAAGCCGTCCCGCCGGTGGAGGTATTGTTGCTGGGGACCGGGTCGCGGCATGAATTCGT from the Alphaproteobacteria bacterium genome contains:
- the secF gene encoding protein translocase subunit SecF; the encoded protein is MKTLKLIPDNTNIQFIRRRIVAFALSGVLILGSLGLYFGQGLNLGIDFLGGILIEARTDGPADIGMLRGELSGLNLGEVTLQEFGAPEDVLIRIQRQEGDGDAQQAAITAVKSRLGDRVVEYRRTELVGPTVGGELREAAIYAVLASMLAMLVYIWFRFEWQFGVGAVLALLHDVISTIGLFALLQIEFNLATVAAILTIAGYSINDTVVVYDRVRENMRRYKVMPYEELFNISINQTLSRTVVTSLTTLLALIALYVFGGEVIRGFAIALIWGVVIGTYSSIALAVPLLLYIRPDRGVAEERVEDGLPAVQE
- the secD gene encoding protein translocase subunit SecD; translated protein: MVQIATWNKILIAVICALGIVYSIPNFFDRALFEGVPDGLPGKQISLGLDLQGGSHLLLQVDSDVVIKDRLEDETDRIRGILRAARVKYQGLAVSGDAVVFRLLDPANLDAIRSEVGALYRTGIFTASGESADEMEVQVDDSGAFSVQMTEAGRKALIARTVDQIIAILGIRINPQGVLEPTIQRQGEDRILLQVPGVDDPEELKDRIGQQAKMTFHMVDESNSVEQALNGRVPPTSLLLPMRDRGPGGQVQHILVQKRVRVGGDHLVDAQPSFGATNQPVVSFRFDSIGARRFADTTRENVNRRLAIVLDGEVISAPNIESPILGGSGIITGRFTVQETQDLALLLRAGALPAPVTFLEERSVGPGLGRDSIESGKVASLIGLGLVLVYMVVSYGLFGVLANIALFFNIALITALLSVLQATLTLPGIAGIVLTIGMAVDANVLIFERIREETRNGRTPISAIDSGYRRAMTTIIDANITTLIAAILLYVFGTGPIKGFAVTLSIGLVTSMFTAVMVTRLFVVLWLRRTRPQVLPA
- the yajC gene encoding preprotein translocase subunit YajC, encoding MFISPAWAQAGGAGGGDLLTSMMPIVLIFAVFYFLLIRPQQKKVKAHQAMVAALRRGDKIVTGGGVYGTVTKVLNDHEAMIEIAEGVRVKIARSTISTVLTKPEPGATPSAANNSGAGQQGGGFMGKLLGKK
- a CDS encoding Mth938-like domain-containing protein yields the protein MTPLIPGDRQLIGAYGPGLFRVSGVVHEQSIVVFPDRTLEWHVSAFDQIDAESFAAVTEAVPPVEVLLLGTGSRHEFVSPALRRTLRDSGIVLDTMDTGAACRTYNVLMAEDRRVAAALIAL